The following DNA comes from Fusobacterium sp. DD2.
ATTTTAAGAAAATATCCTTTCAGAGTACATGATGGAGAGAAATTTATTCCTGAAGCACTTGTTTGGATGAAGATAGGTACTCAGCATAAAATAAGATATATTGATGAAGGGATATACTATTTTGAATATCTTCCAGATGGATATACCAAAAATTTTACAAAACTTATAAAAAATAATCCAAAAGGATTTAAAGAATATTATAAAGAGATGCTGAAATATGAGCTCCCTTTAACAAATAAGATTAAATTTTTATTAAGGTTTTTACAGGCGGAGTTTTATATTTTAACAGGGGGAACAAAATGAAGATACTGCACGTGATTACATCATTAGAGCTTGGAGGAGCTGAAAGACTCCTTACTGAGGTTGTTCCTTTTCAGAAGCAAAAGGGAAATCTTGTAAAAGTTATGATACTTAGTGATAAAAATGCTGTTTTTAAGGATAATCTTGAAAAGGCAGGAATAGAGGTTGTAGTTTGCAAAAAAAACTCAATCAAATCTCTAAGTAACGTTTTTGATATTTTAAGAGAGATAAAAAAAGAGGATTATGATATAGTTCATAGCCATCTGGTTCATGCTCAATACTGGACAAGATTAGCCAGACTTTTTGACAGGAATAAAAGAAGAAAATATATCACTACTGAGCATAGTACCTCAAATAGAAGAAGAGAGCATGAGCTTTTAAGAATGCTGGATAGATTTGTATTTGGTGGCTATGATAAGATAGTGAGTATTTCTGAAGCTACTCAGGAAAGTTTAAAAAAATGGCTAAAAAGGAATGACAGCCATTTTAAAATAATATATAATGGAATTGACATAGAAAAATTTCAAAATTCAGTTGGTTATACTAAAGAAACTCTTGGTTTTAAAGAGGAGGATGTACTCCTTATGATGGTTTCGAGATTTCATAAATCTAAAAACCAGAAGGGAGTTTTAGATAGTCTTAAATGGCTTCCAGTTAAATACAAACTTATATTTGTTGGAGATGGAGCTCTTGAAAATGAGACTAAGGAATATTGTAATAAACTCTTTTTAAATTCAAGAGTAAAATTTCTAGGAATGAGAAAGGATATACCTGAACTTTTAAAAAGTGCAGATATAGTTATACAGTACTCACACTTTGAAGGTTTTGGAATAACAGCACTTGAGGGAATGGCAAGTTCCAAGCCAGTTATAGCAAGTGATGTACCAGGGCTAAGAGATGTAGTAGAGGGTGCTGGAATAATAGTAAATGGAGAAAAGGAGCTTGCAAAGGGTGTTCTCTCTTTGAGAAACAGAGCTGAATATGAAAAAGTTGCAAAAAAATGCTTTGAAAGAAGTAAAAAATATACGTTAGAATGGTGTGCTGATAGTTATTTAAAATTATATGATAAGGAGTTGCAATGTTAGTTTATATTCTTTTATTTATTATTTTATTAGCAGGGGCAATATATGAGCAGATGGGTAAAAATGATAAACTTAAGAAAACTGTTTTTATCATTTCAATTTTAATATTGGGAGTTGTTTTAAGCACCAGAGGCCTTATAGGATATGACTGGTACTCTTATAAAACTAACTTTGATAAGATTCCCAGATTGTATGAGATAACAGAAGATAGTTTTAAAAACATCTTTTTTTCATATGAGATAGGATTTCAGTTATATACAAGTGTTATAAAGACCATTTTTAATAACTATTATTTCTATACCTTTGTAAATACGGGAATTGATTTTATACTTATATATTTTATTATTAAAAGATATGCGAAATATCCAATATTTTCACTGTTATTATTTTATGGAATGTTTGGACTTCCATTAGAAGTGGATATGATTAGAAATGTAAAAGCAATCCTTCTATTTACTCTTTCAATAAAAGAGATTGAAGATAGAAATTTTTCAAGATTTTTAATTTTAAATATAATTGGATTTTTATTCCACTACAGTGCAATACTTTACCTGCCAATGTACTTTATTTTAAATAGAAAATGGAATAAAAAAATACTACTTGGTATTTTTATTTTAGGAAATATATACTATCTTTTAGATAGCAGATTGATGCTTAATTCAATTCAGATATATACAGGGCTTCTTCCAAATGCATGGGGAATAAAGCTTTGTAATTATCTATCTTTTATTCCAACTGATTTCCCAATGGGAATTACCCTGTTCTATATTGAAAGAGTGGTAATATTCGTACTTGCATGGTGCTGTTATGATGGAATAATAAAAATGAAATATGGAAAGATAATGTTTAACTCTCTTTGTATTTCACTGTTTTTATTTTTATTCTTTGCAGAGTTTTCTATTTTAACACTAAGAGTTGAACTTCTATTTATATACTCTTACTGGTTTATCATACCTCTTATTTTCTATTTCCACAGAAGATTAATTCTGTTTTGGTTATTTATCTTTATGTGTGCATTTAGATTATTTAATCAGCTTGAGTTCCCAGGAAATAAAGAGTTATACAGGTATGAAAATGCAATAATTCATCAAATAGATGAGAAAGAGCACCGTATTAAAGTAGAAGATAATGCTGTGTATAAGATATGGGCACATGGGAAAGAGATTTCTGTATTGTTTTAAGGAGTAGCATATGAAAATAATGTTTGTAGCTAACTATATGTGGGATATCTATATTTTTCGTGGAGGAGTGTTGAGAGCTCTTATAGAGGATGGTCACGAAGTAATAGCAGTTGCACCTGATGATAAGAGATTTGATATGGAAAAAGAGATACCAGGTGTAAAAACAATTGCAATAGAGCTTAATAAGCGTGGAATGAATCCAATTGAAGATTTAAAACTTGTAAACACCCTATTAAAAATTTATAAAAAAGAAAAGCCAGATATCATCTTCCACTATACAATTAAACCAAATATCTATGGTACAGTTGCTGCAAAGGTTGCTGGAATCCCTGCAATAGCAATTATGACAGGTCTTGGATATTCATTTGTACAGGATAATCTGGTATCTAAAATAGCTGTTGCAATGTATAAGGTATCTTTAAAATTTGCCAAAGAGATCTGGGTATTAAATGAAGATGACAAAAAAACAATACTTGAAAAAGGTATTGGAACAGAAGCAAAGATATTTATTTTACCAGGTGAAGGGGTAGATACTCAGAGGTTTCATCCAATGACAAAGGAAAGAAAAGATGATAACACTGTTTTTTTAATGGTTGCAAGAGCCTTTGTAGATAAGGGATTTAAAGAGTATGAAAATGCAGCACGTCTTCTTATAACAAAGGGATATAAAAATGTTGAATTTTGGTATTTAGGAGCCTTAGGAGATGGGGTATCTGGAATAAATGGTGAGTATATGGATGGACTAGTAAAAGAAGGTGTTTTAAAATACCTTGGAACAACAAATACTCCTGAAAATATTATGAAAGAAGTTGACTGTATAGTTTTGCCATCATATAGAGAGGGAATATCTAAGACTCTTATGGAAGGAGCAGCAATGGGAAAACCTCTTATTGCTACTGATGTTACAGGTTGTAAAGAGATAATAGATGATAGGAAAACAGGATTTCTTGTAAAAGTAAAAGATTATGAAGATTTAGCTGATAAGATGATAAAATTTCTCAATATGGGTGTTGAGAAAAGGGAAAAAATGGGCATTTTAGGTAGAAAAAAAATATTGAATGAATTTGATGAAAAGAGAATTATCAATATTTATAGAGATAAACTTGAAAAAGTAAGGGGATAGTATGGATTTAAGCATTATAGTTCCTATTTATAATGTGGAAGATTATCTTGAGGAGTGTCTAAAATCAATATACAAGATAAAAAATCTACGTTATGAAGTGATTCTTGTAAATGATGGATCAAAAGATAAGAGTGATGTGATAATAGAGAGATTTAAAGAGAAGTATCCAGAGAAAACAGTTGTTATAACTAAAGAAAATGGAGGGCTTTCAAGTGCCAGAAATGCAGGATTAAGGTTGGCAAAAGGGAAATATGTCTCTTTTATAGATAGTGATGATTTTATTGACCCTGATGAATTTAGTAAATTTGTATATGAAACAATAACTTCAAGGCTGGATATAGGAGTAGGAAATATGAGATATTATATCCCAGGAAAGATTGGAGATCCTCTTTTCAG
Coding sequences within:
- a CDS encoding glycosyltransferase, giving the protein MKILHVITSLELGGAERLLTEVVPFQKQKGNLVKVMILSDKNAVFKDNLEKAGIEVVVCKKNSIKSLSNVFDILREIKKEDYDIVHSHLVHAQYWTRLARLFDRNKRRKYITTEHSTSNRRREHELLRMLDRFVFGGYDKIVSISEATQESLKKWLKRNDSHFKIIYNGIDIEKFQNSVGYTKETLGFKEEDVLLMMVSRFHKSKNQKGVLDSLKWLPVKYKLIFVGDGALENETKEYCNKLFLNSRVKFLGMRKDIPELLKSADIVIQYSHFEGFGITALEGMASSKPVIASDVPGLRDVVEGAGIIVNGEKELAKGVLSLRNRAEYEKVAKKCFERSKKYTLEWCADSYLKLYDKELQC
- a CDS encoding glycosyltransferase family 4 protein, whose product is MKIMFVANYMWDIYIFRGGVLRALIEDGHEVIAVAPDDKRFDMEKEIPGVKTIAIELNKRGMNPIEDLKLVNTLLKIYKKEKPDIIFHYTIKPNIYGTVAAKVAGIPAIAIMTGLGYSFVQDNLVSKIAVAMYKVSLKFAKEIWVLNEDDKKTILEKGIGTEAKIFILPGEGVDTQRFHPMTKERKDDNTVFLMVARAFVDKGFKEYENAARLLITKGYKNVEFWYLGALGDGVSGINGEYMDGLVKEGVLKYLGTTNTPENIMKEVDCIVLPSYREGISKTLMEGAAMGKPLIATDVTGCKEIIDDRKTGFLVKVKDYEDLADKMIKFLNMGVEKREKMGILGRKKILNEFDEKRIINIYRDKLEKVRG
- a CDS encoding EpsG family protein gives rise to the protein MLVYILLFIILLAGAIYEQMGKNDKLKKTVFIISILILGVVLSTRGLIGYDWYSYKTNFDKIPRLYEITEDSFKNIFFSYEIGFQLYTSVIKTIFNNYYFYTFVNTGIDFILIYFIIKRYAKYPIFSLLLFYGMFGLPLEVDMIRNVKAILLFTLSIKEIEDRNFSRFLILNIIGFLFHYSAILYLPMYFILNRKWNKKILLGIFILGNIYYLLDSRLMLNSIQIYTGLLPNAWGIKLCNYLSFIPTDFPMGITLFYIERVVIFVLAWCCYDGIIKMKYGKIMFNSLCISLFLFLFFAEFSILTLRVELLFIYSYWFIIPLIFYFHRRLILFWLFIFMCAFRLFNQLEFPGNKELYRYENAIIHQIDEKEHRIKVEDNAVYKIWAHGKEISVLF